In Devosia beringensis, a single window of DNA contains:
- a CDS encoding endonuclease domain-containing protein: MKEQISFACGLRREQTVAERRFWALLEPWRRAGWHMRRQAPIGPYVVDFVCKRAGIIFEIDGDSHFTEAGLAHDARRTAFLVGLGYRVVRFGNDDVLDNADGVGEVVFGLLGPVDGEPPGWGTPPNCDTPT, translated from the coding sequence ATGAAAGAACAGATCTCCTTTGCCTGCGGCTTGCGGCGGGAGCAGACGGTGGCGGAGCGGCGGTTCTGGGCGCTGCTGGAACCCTGGCGGCGGGCGGGCTGGCATATGCGGCGGCAGGCGCCGATCGGGCCCTATGTGGTGGATTTTGTCTGCAAGCGCGCCGGGATCATTTTCGAGATCGATGGCGACAGCCATTTCACCGAGGCGGGGCTGGCCCACGATGCGCGGCGGACGGCGTTTCTCGTCGGGCTGGGCTATCGCGTGGTGCGGTTTGGCAATGACGACGTGCTGGACAATGCCGATGGGGTGGGGGAGGTGGTGTTCGGTCTGCTGGGGCCGGTGGATGGGGAGCCGCCGGGGTGGGGCACCCCACCTAACTGCGATACCCCCACCTAG
- a CDS encoding IS110 family RNA-guided transposase, with the protein MIFSPDYVGVDVSKKHLDLAITGSSRLRVSNNPAGMARLVQKISSLTRPHLVCEATGSYTRLMARSLSQHGIALSTINPRRVRDLARADGLLAKTDAIDAAAILRFAHLMHPDPDPLYDPNAVEMADLVRRRRQMVDMLAMEKQRREHPEAALAQASIDAHIGFLSSQIGEMDRAITRQIDSDATLRRRAELLTTIPGIGQTTAAVLLAEMPELGGIGNKQAAALAGVAPFNRDSGEMRGQAHIAGGRLSVRCALYMATLSAIRANPPIRDFYKRLRAQGKPGKLAIVAAMRKLITTANAVLANNTPWHTNNTPWHTNTA; encoded by the coding sequence ATGATTTTTTCCCCAGACTATGTTGGTGTCGACGTCTCCAAGAAGCACCTGGATCTGGCCATCACCGGCTCGAGCAGGTTGCGCGTGTCCAATAATCCGGCTGGCATGGCTCGGTTGGTGCAAAAGATCTCCAGCCTGACCCGGCCCCATCTGGTCTGTGAGGCCACCGGCAGCTATACGCGGCTGATGGCCCGCTCGCTCAGCCAGCATGGCATCGCGCTGAGCACGATTAACCCGCGCCGGGTGCGCGATCTGGCTCGGGCCGACGGGCTGCTGGCCAAGACCGATGCGATTGACGCCGCGGCGATCCTGCGCTTCGCTCACCTGATGCACCCAGATCCCGACCCCCTCTACGATCCAAATGCCGTGGAAATGGCCGATCTGGTGCGCCGGCGCCGCCAGATGGTGGATATGCTGGCCATGGAAAAGCAGCGTCGCGAGCACCCTGAAGCTGCGCTGGCGCAAGCCAGCATCGATGCTCATATAGGCTTCTTGAGCAGCCAGATCGGCGAGATGGATCGGGCCATTACCCGCCAGATCGATAGCGATGCGACGCTACGGCGCCGGGCCGAACTACTCACCACCATCCCCGGCATCGGCCAGACTACGGCCGCCGTGCTGCTGGCCGAAATGCCCGAGCTGGGCGGCATCGGCAACAAGCAGGCGGCCGCCTTGGCCGGAGTCGCCCCCTTCAACCGCGATAGTGGTGAGATGCGCGGCCAGGCCCATATCGCCGGCGGACGCCTCTCGGTGCGCTGCGCTCTCTATATGGCCACCCTGTCGGCCATCCGTGCTAACCCGCCCATCCGCGACTTCTACAAAAGGCTGCGCGCCCAGGGCAAACCGGGAAAGCTCGCCATCGTCGCCGCCATGCGCAAACTCATCACGACAGCCAATGCCGTCCTTGCCAACAACACCCCCTGGCACACCAACAACACCCCCTGGCACACCAACACAGCTTGA